Genomic window (Mycoplasma leachii PG50):
CTGTTCATTTAAATTTAGTGTTTAGTTTATAAAAAAACTTAGTAAAAAAATGAATGTTATAACTACTAATAACTATTAAAAAACCTAAGTTTAAATCTTTTATTAACTCACCAAACTTAGTGGATTTATCTATTGATTCAAATAAAAACATACTAGCTAGTTTATTTGTGTAAAAATAATTAGTTAAAAAGAAATTACTTCTAATTCCATTACTAATTTTTTCTACTTTATAATTAATCATTTCAAAATTGATAAACTGTTTATTTAAATAATTAAAAAAGTCAAATTGATAAAAACTAGTGTTACTTTCTAATTTGTTAAACACACCAGATATTTCTATTATTTGATCTAATAAAAACTTATTGTTATAGTCATTAATATAAAACTTAATATTTTTATATATTAAAATAGCATAATTGGTTTTTTTATCAATAACACCACTTGTAATAGTTTTGTTATTTAAATAGGTTAAATCAGTTTGTTTAAACCAAAACATATATACTAAAAACACTAAATTAATAGAAATAAAAATTAAAAGTATTTTCAAAATATTTTTATAATTTAAATAATAGTTAAACTTAAAAAGAAAATTGCTAGAATTAAATAATTAGGGCTTAAAGTTAAAATAAAATTAACACTCATACAAATACTTAACAATAAAAATAACAAAAAATAGTGCTTTAATATTAAAAAGTTATAAAAATCAATCATAAATATCTTAATATTTTTCATTTTCTTTTCCTCATTAGTGTTTTAGAAAAATACAAAATAAAAAAGTTAGATTTTTTAAAAATTTCTTATTATTATTAAAATTAAAATATTTATATATTTAAAAGACGTTTTTTAAAAATATAAATAAAAAAATTATTAATTAGTTTAATTGAAATTAAAAATTAAGAATGCTATTATTATATAGGCAATTGTGACTCGTTAGCTCAGCCGGTAGAGCAACTGGCTTTTAACCAGTGGGTCCGGGGTTCGAATCCCCGACGAGTCACCATGGGGGATTGGCGGAATTGGCAGACGCACTAGACTTAGGATCTAGCGTCTTTGACGTAAGGGTTCAAGTCCCTTATCCCCCACCAATTTTGAATTTAACCAGATTTTTCTGGTTTTTTATTTGAAATTTTAAAATGTTATTTTAAGAAATAAAAAAGTTAAAAAAAGAGTAATTAATATATTGAAAAAAAATTTAAATAATTATATACTCTATATTGTATGACTAAGATATAAATATCTTAGCAATCACGATCTTTGAAAACTAAATAGAATAATTATTGTACAAATCTTGTCAAAAGATTTATTTGAGTAATAAAAAACTTATAACAATAAAAATAGTCAGAATCACTTTTATTTAAAATTTTAAAATGAGAGTTTGATCCTGGCTCAGGATAAACGCTGGCGGCATGCCTAATACATGCAAGTCGAACGGGGGTGCTTGCACCTCAGTGGCGAACGGGTGAGTAACACGTATCTAACCTACCTTATAGCGGGGGATAACTTTTGGAAACGAAAGATAATACCGCATGTAGATCTTATTATCGCATGAGAAAAGATCAAAAGAACCGTTTGGTTCACTATGAGATGGGGATGCGGCGTATTAGCTAGTAGGTGAGATAATAGCCCACCTAGGCGATGATACGTAGCCGAACTGAGAGGTTGATCGGCCACATTGGGACTGAGATACGGCCCAGACTCCTACGGGAGGCAGCAGTAGGGAATTTTTCACAATGGACGAAAGTCTGATGAAGCAATGCCGCGTGAGTGATGACGGCCTTCGGGTTGTAAAGCTCTGTTGTAAGGGAAGAAAAAATAAAGTAGGAAATGACTTTATCTTGACAGTACCTTACCAGAAAGCCACGGCTAACTATGTGCCAGCAGCCGCGGTAATACATAGGTGGCAAGCGTTATCCGGATTTATTGGGCGTATAGGGTGCGTAGGCGGTTTTGCAAGTTTGAGGTTAAAGTCCGGAGCTCAACTCCGGTTCGCCTTGAAAACTGTTTTACTAGAATGCAAGAGAGGTAAGCGGAATTCCATGTGTAGCGGTGAAATGCGTAGATATATGGAAGAACACCTGTGGCGAAAGCGGCTTACTGGCTTGTTATTGACGCTGAGGCACGAAAGCGTGGGGAGCAAATAGGATTAGATACCCTAGTAGTCCACGCCGTAAACGATGAGTACTAAGTGTTGGGGTAACTCAGCGCTGCAGCTAACGCATTAAGTACTCCGCCTGAGTAGTATGCTCGCAAGAGTGAAACTCAAAGGAATTGACGGGGACCCGCACAAGTGGTGGAGCATGTGGTTTAATTCGAAGCAACACGAAGAACCTTACCAGGGCTTGACATCCAGTGCAAAGCTATAGAGATATAGTAGAGGTTAACATTGAGACAGGTGGTGCATGGTTGTCGTCAGTTCGTGCCGTGAGGTGTTGGGTTAAGTCCCGCAACGAACGCAACCCTTGTCGTTAGTTACTAACATTAAGTTGAGAACTCTAACGAGACTGCTAGTGTAAGCTAGAGGAAGGTGGGGATGACGTCAAATCATCATGCCCCTTATGTCCTGGGCTACACACGTGCTACAATGGCTGGTACAAAGAGTTGCAATCCTGTGAAGGGGAGCTAATCTCAAAAAACCAGTCTCAGTTCGGATTGAAGTCTGCAACTCGACTTCATGAAGCCGGAATCACTAGTAATCGCGAATCAGCTATGTCGCGGTGAATACGTTCTCGGGTCTTGTACACACCGCCCGTCACACCATGAGAGTTGGTAATACCAGAAGTAGGTAGATTAACCATTTGGAGAGCGCTTCCCAAGGTAGGACTAGCGATTGGGGTGAAGTCGTAACAAGGTATCCGTACGGGAACGTGCGGATGGATCACCTCCTTTCTATGGAGATATTTATATTACTGACTATTTAATTCTATTTAGTTTTCAGAGATCGTAAAACATCTCTGAAAATACAGATTGTTCTTTGAAAACTGAATATTAGATGAAATGCAATTTTCTGATTATAACAATATTTATAATTAGATAATTATTACGAAATTAAATTCGTAATGACATCAAAAACAATTAACTAAAATTAATTGAGTTACAAATTGCTAGAAAGATTTTCTAAAAAATAGTAAGAGCATATGGTGAATGCCTTGGAAAATGGAGCCGAAGAAGGACGTGACTACCTGCGATAAGTCTGGGGGAGCTGGAAGTAAGCTTTGATCCCGGAATTTCCGAATGGGGAAACCTAACATGATTTATCTCATGTTATCTATAAGTGAATACATAGCTTATATGATGGGAACCTAGGGAACTGAAACATCTTAGTACCTAGAGGAAAAGAAAATAATAATGATTCTGCTAGTAGCGGCGAGCGAAAACGGAACAGGCCAAACCATCCTATGGGGTGGGGTTGTAGGACTTTTGTTCGAGTTAGAAAATCATTGTATAATAGAAGCTACTGGGAAGTAGCGCCATAGAGGGTGATAGCCCCGTATATGAAATATAATGATCTCAATAAAGTATCCTGAGTACGGCGAAACACGTGAAATTTTGTCGGAATCTGCCAAGACCACTTGGTAAGCCTAAATACTACCATTTTACCGATAGTGAACCAGTACCGTGAGGGAAAGGTGAAAAGCACCCCGAAAGGGGAGTGAAATAGTCCCTGAAACCATATGCTTACAAGAAGGTAGAGCCCGTTAATGGGTAATACTGTGCTTTTTGTAGAAAGAGCCGGCGAGTTACTATTGCATGCAAGGTTAAGTTGATATAAACGGAGCCGTAGTGAAAGCGAGCCTTAATAGGGCGTTTAGTATGTAGTAGTAGACACGAAACCAGGTGATCTAGCCATGAGCAGGTTGAAGTTAGGGTAAAACCTAATGGAGGACCGAACCAGTATTCGTTGAAAAGACTTTGGATGACTTGTGGCTAGCGGTGAAATTCCAATCGAACCTGGAGATAGCTAGTTCTCCCCGATATATCTTTAAGGATAGCGTTGTGTGAATTGTTATGGAGGTAGAGCACTGAATCTATGATGGCTGCACCTAGCGGTACTGATTAGAATTAAACTCCGAATGCCATAATTTGTGCACAGCAGTCAGAACATGGGTGATAAGGTCCATGCTCGTGAGGGAAACAGCCCAGATCGTCAGCTAAGGTCCCTAAGTGTAAACTAAGTGTGTAAGGATGTGGAACTGCACAGACAGCTAGGATGTTGGCTTAGAAGCAGCCATCATTTAAAGAGTGCGTAACAGCTCACTAGTCGAGTGATTCTGCGCCGAAAATGTACCGGGGCTTAAGTTTACCACCGAAGCTACGGATTGTATGTAAATACAGTGGTAGGGGAGCGTTCTAAATATGATGAAGTCAGACTGTGAAGACTGGTGGAGTGTTTAGAAGTGATTATGCCGGCATGAGTAACGTTTGGAAGTGAGAATCTTCCATGCCGTTTGACCAAGGTTTCCTGGGCAAGGTTCGTCCACCCAGGGTTAGTCAGGACCTAAGGCGAGGCTGACAAGCGTAGTCGATGGACAACAGGTTGATATTCCTGTACCAGTTAATTAGTGATGGAGTGACGAAGAAGGATAATATATCCCGGGTGCTGGATATCCCGGGCTAAGCACAAAGATGGCAATGTTGGCAAATCCGCATTGTGTTAACATTGAAGTGTGAAAATAGGGGAGTGAACGGTTCGCCTAGTAACGAAGTATATGACTCCACGCTTCCAAGAAAAGCTTCTAACTTAATAATTAACTGCCTGTACCTAGAACGAACACACGTGGTCAAGGAGAAAATCCTAAGGCAAGCGAGATAACTGTAGCTAAGGAACTCTGCAAAATAACTCCGTAACTTCGGAAGAAGGAGTGCTCATTTATGATGAGCCGCAGTAAAGAGGGAGGGGCAACTGTTTAACAAAAACACAGCTCTCTGCTAAGTCGCAAGACGATGTATAGGGGGTGACACCTGCCCAGTGCCGGAAGGTTAAAAGGAGAAGTCAGCGCAAGCAAAGCTTTGAATTGAAGCCCCGGTGAACGGCGGCCGTAACTATAACGGTCCTAAGGTAGCGAAATTCCTTGTCAGGTAAATTCTGACCCGCACGAAAGGTGTAATGATCCCTTCGCTGTCTCGGCTGCAGACTCGGTGAAATTTTAGTACCGGTGAAGATGCCGGTTACCCGCAACTAGACGGAAAGACCCCGTGGAGCTTTACTATAACTTGATATTGAAATTTGGTATAACGTGTAGAGGATAGGTGGGAGACTGTGAGACTAGGACGCTAGTTCTAGTGGAGTCAACCTTGGAATACCACCCTCGTTATATTGGATTTCTAACTTGAATCCATTATCTGGATTAAGGACAGTGTCTGGTGGGTAGTTTGACTGGGGCGGTCGCCTCCCAAAAAGTAACGGAGGCGCTCAAAGGTATCCTCAGTATGGTTGGAAATCATACATAGAGCGCAAAGGTAGAAGGATGCTTAACTGCGAGACTTACAAGTCGAACAGATACGAAAGTAGGACTTAGTGATCCGGCGGTCCCGTGTGGAAGGGCCGTCGCTCAACGGATAAAAGTTACCCCGGGGATAACAGGCTTATCTCCCCCAAGAGTTCACATCGACGGGGAGGTTTGGCACCTCGATGTCGGCTCATCGCATCCTGGAGCTGTAGTCGGTTCCAAGGGTTGGGCTGTTCGCCCATTAAAGCGGTACGCGAGCTGGGTTCAGAACGTCGTGAGACAGTTTGGTCCCTATCTGTTGTGGGCGTTGGAAAATTGAAAAGAGCTGTTCCTAGTACGAGAGGACCGGAATGGATGCACCTCTGGTGCTCCTGTTGTCACGCCAGTGGCATAGCAGGGTAGCTATGTGCAGAAAGGATAATCGCTGAAGGCATCTAAGCGAGAAGCCTCCTTTAAGATGAATTTTCCCATTCATAAGATGTAAGATCCCATGTAGACCACATGGTTGATAGGATGGATGTGTAAGTGCTGTGAGGCATTAAGCTAACCATTACTAATAGATCGAGAGAATTTTAGAAAAAAGCAATTTTAACTTACATTTCAAACTAATAATCAGTTTTCAAAGAACAATCAAAAAATAATCTGGTGGTTATAGCATAGAGGTCACACCTGTTCCCATGCCGAACACAGAAGTTAAGCTCTATTACGGTGAAGATATTACTTATGTGAGAAAATAGCAAGCTGCCAGTTTATAAGAACCCTAGTGGTTCTTTTTTAATATATACTTGAATTAAAGCTAAAATACTATAGAATATTAATTTAGCATTTTATAGGTATAATTATAAAAAATATGAAAGGAATATGATGAATAAAAAAAATATTATTATTTTTTCAGACTTAGATGGTACATTATTGTATGATGATTACATATTTTCACCAAAAACTATTGAAGTTGTTGAAAAATTATACAAAAAAGGAATATACTTAATCCCAATAACTGCTAGAACAATTAAAGACTTAAAGCAAAAGGCTAATTTATTAGGAATTGATAAATTTAAAGGAATTATAGTAGCAAGTAATGGTGCTCAAATTTATGATTATAAAACTGATAAGCTTATTTTTGATCAAACATTACCAAAAGAATTCATCAAAGAAATATTTAATAGATATCATAATAAGTTTTTTGCTAAATTAATTTTTTATTCTCCAAATTGTTGTTATGTTTTTGCAGAAGGTAGAAATAGTAAATATTGAGCTCATCAAGTCATGGGATTAAAATACATTTCAGTAGATTCACCAGATCAAATTGATGAACCTATAACTCATTTTTATATTGTTACAAATAGTAAAGCTACACCAGAAGAAAATCTTAATGAATATAAATACTTAATGAATCATTATTCAGATGATTATAAAGTAGATAGTTATAACAATAGAGTGTTTGATATTTCAGTTAAAGGTGTTGACAAAGGTTGTGGGGTTAATAAAGTAATGCAATATCTAAATTTAGATGAAACAACTACTCACTCATACGGATTTGGTGATGGACCAAACGATTTTTCATTGCTAAAAGCTTGTACAACTGGAGTTGCAATGAAAAATGGAATTATTGAATTAAAAGAAATAGCAGACGATATCACAGATTATTCAAATGATAAAGATGGTGTTGCTAGATATATTTGTGATAAAATTTTAAATGTAGACTAGGAGAGTTTATAATGGCAGATATAATTAAAATCACTTCAAAAGAACAATTTGACAAAGAAATTAAAGAAGGAAAAGTTTTAGTAGACTTTAACGCTACTTGATGTGGACCTTGTAAAATGTTAGCACCAATTCTTCATGATTTTGCTAAAAAGGTAGACGGTGTTAAATTTTTAGATGTAGATGTTGATTTAAATCGTCAAGTTGCTGAAGAATTTAAAATAATGTCAATTCCTACACTAATAACTTTTGAGAATGGAAATCAGAAAAACAAACATATAGGTTTTGCTACTCCTGACCAATTAAAAAATTTAATTGACTAATATAAAACCAACCTTTTTTAGTTCTTAGGTTGGTTTTTATTATAAAGAGCTTATTAGTTTTGTTTAATTTTTAATAAAAAAGTAGAACTTTTCTTTTCTTAGTTCTACTTTTTTTATTCTTTTGGTTTCATTTGTGGAAATAACAAAACGTCTTTAATAGAGTCAGAATTAGTTAAAAGCATAACTAATCTATCAATTCCAATACCAATACCCGCAGTTGGTGGCATCGCATGTTCTAAAGCTTCAACAAAATCAATATCCATATCATTTGCTTCGTCATTTCCTTTAGATTCTTCTTCTAGTTGAGCCTTAAATCTCTCATACTGATCAATTGGATCATTTAATTCACTAAAAGCATTAGCATATTCTCTACCAATAATAAATAATTCAAATCTATCAGTAAATCTTGGATCATTTGGATTTGATTTTGCTAATGGAGAAATTTCTTTTGGATGCCCATAAACGAATGTGGGTTCAATAATAGTTGATTCAACAAATTCTTCATAAAATAAGTTAATTATATGTCCAACAGATTCTTGGTGTTTTTCAACATAAACATTATGTTTTTTAGCTAGTTCTAAGGCTTGTTCCACAGTCATTTCTTGTCAAAAATCAACACCCGTAACTTGTTTAATTCCATCAACCATATGTAATCTTTTAAAAGGTTTTGATAAATCAATTTTAACGTTGTTATATTCTATTACACTACTTGAATTTACCGCTGAATTACATACTCTAAAAATTTCTTCAGTTAAGTCCATTAAAAAGAACATATCTTCATAAGCAACATATAACTCAATACTTGTAAATTCAGGGTTGTGTCTTGTGCTCATACCTTCATTTCTAAAAATACGTCCTATTTCATAAACTCCTTCAAAACCACCAACAATTAAACGTTTTAAATGTAATTCTGTTGCTATTCTTAAATAAACATCAGTATTTAAAACATTATAATGAGTAACAAACGGTTTAGCAGAAGCTCCACCTTTTAATGAATGCAAAATAGGAGTCTCAACTTCCATATAACCTCTATTATCTAAAAAATTTTGCATTGTTCTTATAATTTTAGTTCTAGCTTGAAATGTTTTTCTAACGTCATGATTCATAATTAGGTCAACATATCTTCTACGATATTTTTCTTCTATATCTTGAATTCCAGCATGTTTATCAGGTAAAGGTCTTAAAGCTTTAGATAGTAAGACAACCTCTTTACATCTAATTGATAATTCACCATGATCTGTTCTCATCATGATCCCTTTTACTCCAATAATATCTCCAAGATCTAAATCCCTAAAATCTTCAAAAGCTTCTTGACCTATTTCATCTAATCTTACATATAATTGAATACTTGAATCTTGATCATCAATATTAACAAATGCAGCTTTTTTTCCAGCTTCTCTATATAACTTAATTCTTCCAGCTACAATAACTAGTTCTTGAGTTAAATTTAATAACTCTTCTTTACTATAATCTTTATATTTTTCATTTAACTTTAATAATGTAGTGTTTCTTTTTCAGTTTGTTATTTTATAAGGATCTTTATTTTGATCAACTAAATTTTTATATTTATTTCTTCTAACTAATTCTTGTTCACTAAATTTTCTATCATCTAACATATTTATTCTTCTCTATACTCCTTAATAATATTTTCTACATCCTTAACGGTTTCTATCTTATTCGCTTTTTCTTTTAGAATCTTAGTTAGTTGTTTATTATTTAAAACATCTAAATATCAAGTTAAATGTTTTCTAAATTCTTTAATAGCAATTGGCTCAGTTTTAAGATCTACTAACAATTTTAAATGTTCTAAAACTGTTGTTTTTCATTCATCAAAATTAGGCTTTTCCAATTCTTTTCCTGTTTTTAAATAATGATTAATTTGTTCAAAAATTCAAGGATTTCCTTGACAAGCTCTTGATATCATTACAGCATCACAACCAGTTTCATCTAACATTTTTTTAGCAGATTTAGCATCGATAACATCACCATTTCCAATTACTGGAATACTAACAGCTTGTTTTACTTCTTTGATTTTTTCTCAATCGGCATGACCAGTATAAAAATCACTTCTAGTTCTAGCGTGGACTGCAATTGCACTTGCTCCTGCTTTTTGAATTAGTTTAGCAACTTCAACAGCATTAACACTATTTTTATCTCATCCTAACCTAATTTTTGCAGTAACTGGCTTAGTAGTATTTTTAACAACATTTTTTACAATCTCATAAATTAATTCAGGGGTTTTTAATAAAGCTGATCCACTTTGAGAACGTATAGCAACTTTAGGAGCTGGACAACCTAAATTTAAATCAATAATGTCGCAATTTACATTATTTTCAATTCACTTAGTAGCTGTTATAAATTCTTCAACATTATTTCCAAAAATTTGCATACTTATTGGATGTTCAATTTTATTAACATTTAACATATCAAGTGTTTTTTTATTATCATGAACCATTCCTGCAACTGAAACCATTTCAGCATAAACTAAACTAGCTCCATGTTGTTTTGAAATTATTCTAAAAGCTTCATTACTAACTCCAGCCATTGGTCCTTGAACTACTTTACCTTGAATTTCTACATTACCAATTTTCATTTTAACCCAATCTTTTTCCGTGTGCATATAACTTAGAATTTACATCAGTAAAAAACACTCATACTTTTTGAGAATAATTTTTAAAATAATCAATAATAAAATCAGCTAGAAGTTGTTCTTTATCTGGTCTTGACATTCACTCAACTGTTACATAAATTGGATTAGTATTTGATTCTGTTATAAAAATTTCAGAATTTTCTCAAATAACAAAAATATTTTTTGAATCTGCTTTTACTAAATCTGCAATTTTTTCAATATTTTTTGAGAATTGTTTAACTTGATCTTTTTCTAAACCACTAAACTTAATGATTGGCATAATAAATTTCTCTTTTTCTATGTAATTTTAATTACAAAATAAATAATTATAGTAAATCAAAAAATAATAAATTTTATAAACTAATTAACCAAATAATTATTTAATAAATTCTTGGTTATTAAAATACGGTCTTAATAATGTTGGTAAAATTAATTTTTCACCATCTCAATAATTTTCTAAAATAGCTGCAATCAGTCTATCAACTGCAACTCCACTTCCATTTAATGTGTGAACTAATTTAATTTTTGAATCTTTATCTTTAAATCTTGTTTGCATATTTCTAGCTTGAAAATCAGTACAATTTGAACATGAAGATATTTCACGATATTTATTTTGTTCTGGAAATCAAACTTCTAAATCATAGGTTTTAGCAGAACTAAAACCAATATCTCCACTACATAATTCAACAACTCTATAAGGTAAATCAAACATATTTAAAACATCTTCAGCATCCTTAATTAGCATTTCTAATTCATTCATTGATTCTTCTGGATGAACAATCTTTACTAACTCAACTTTATTAAATTGATGTAATCTAATCATTCCTTTAGTATCTCTTCCAGCGCTTCCTGCTTCTTGTCTAAAACATTGAGTAAAAGAAGTATATTTTAAAGGTAAAACATCATAAGTCAAAATTTCATTAGCATGCAAATTAGTTAAAGGAACTTCACTTGTTGGAATTAAATATTGTTCTCCAACTTGATACATATCTTCACTAAATTTTGGTAATTGACCTGTTCCTAACATAACACTTTTATTTACAATTAAAGGACAAAAAATTTCCTTATAGCCATGTTTTTCATGTCTTTTTAATAAAACATCAGCAATGGATCTAACTAATTTTGAACCTAATCCAGTATAAATTAAAAATCTTGACCCACTCAATTTAACTCCCTTTTCAAAATCTACTAGACCTAATTTTGTAGCTATTTGTCAATGTGGAGTAGAATGTTTTAATAAATTGGAATGGTTTGATTTTCTAATTTCAACATTATCTTCATCGCTTTTACCAAAATAAATATCTTTGTGTGGCAAATTAGGAATATATGATAGTTTTTCTAAGATTTGATCATTAACAGTTCTTAACTCATCATCTATTTTGATAATTTGTTCATTTAAACTAACAACTTCAGCTTTTGCTTTGTCAGCTTGTTCATTTTTTTTATCTTTAATTAATATTCCAATTTCTTTTGATAACTGATTTTTTCTAGATTTTAATGCTTCAAATTTAACTAATATTTGTTTTCTTTTAAGATTTTTTTCTACTGCATATTTTAAATCTTCACTATAATCTTGCTGATTACGTTTATTTAATCTTTGAATTACTTCATCTAAATTCTGTTCAATATAATTAATGTCTAGCATTACAAAAAACTCCTTTTATTAAAATTAATTATATTATAAGTAATTCTTAAAACAAAAAACAAGCCGTGGCTTGTTTTGATATTATTGATATATTTTTGTAATTTTATTAAGTAATCCTAATGTTTTTCCTAACATTGGTCCTGCTAAGAATAAGAATCCTATAGTACCAATATTTACATAGTTTAGTAAGAATTTAGCTTTAATATCTCAAGATATAGGATTTACTAAAAGCATAATAACTCCAGGAATAATAATTAATACATCCATTAACACTCTTGAAACATTAAATGGTAATTTAGTTAATCTCATAAAGTTTGTGTTGATTGAGTTATATGATCCTAATAATCAACCTGAGTGAATTCAAAATGTTAGTCCAACAATATATAAAACAAATGCAATTGTGAAAAATATTGTTCTAAATTGGTAAGCAGTTGATTGATTAAACAATCAATCTAAATATCCAATTACTTTTAACATTTCAATTTGACCATCAATTACATATGATAATCCAACATTAATAATTACATCTAAAACAATTAGTGGTATTAATTGTAATCATAGCTTTTTATCTTTTGTTATTTTGTATTCTCTAATAATTGATAACACTAGAAACACAACTGAAACTAGTAATAAAAATCCATATAATGACATTAAAGCTAGTTTGTAATTAGTTGCAGCAACTAATCCTTCAACAGTTTTTTCATTAACTTTTGCTCAATCTTTAAACAATGCTAATATACTAAAGTTTGTAAAATCTACTTGACTTGCTCCTACTGCTGTTGGCACATATAAAGCAATTGACAATGAAAACAAATACAATCCAATTAGTAAACAACCTAACCTAATTAAGTATTGTTTTTTGTTTTGACTAATACTTGTTTTTAAATTGCAAAAATATTTTTTCATTCTTATCTCCTTTTTAGTTTTCATAATATTATAACCTAGGAAACATTTATTTTAACATTTTTTTAATAAAGTATATAGTAAATATAAATATCTAATTTATTAATTGATAAAAGCATTACATAAATACAATACACTAATAACATAATAGAATCTATAATAAAAAAATCAAACTCTAAAAATCTATTTTTTAAATTAAAAAAATAATATATTTATAATTTTTAATGAATTTAATTAAGATTTAAAAATAGATATAAAAAATCTAGCGAGGGGGGTTGCTAGATTTTTATCTTTTTATTATATTGCATTATCTATTTCTGTATATTGAATATTTAATGAATCAGCAACATTTTTATAAACTAATTTACCATTAACAGTTTGTACACCTAATTTTAATGCACTATTGTCTTGAATAGCTTTTTTTCACCCTTTTGATGCAATTTCTACTACATAAGTAAGTGTAGCATTAGTCAAAGCAATTGTTGAAGTTCTTGGAACTGCTCCAGGAATGTTTGGAACTGAGTAATGAATAACATTGTGTCTTATAAAAGTAGGATCAGCATGTGAACTTATATGATTAACAGTTTCAACACTTCCACCTTGATCAATAGCAACATCAATAATAACACTATTTGGTTTCATTGTTTTTACCATTTCTGTTGTTACTAATTTGGGTGCTAACTTACCAGGAATTAATACAGTTGAAATAACTACATCACTTTCTTTAACAGCTTTTGCAATATTTGCATAATTTGATTTTAATATGTTTGCTTTGTGTCCATATGTTTCATATAGTTGTCTAATTCTATTTTCATTAAATTCAATTATAGTAACATTAGCTTCCATAGCTATTGCTAATCTAAGAGCTGAAGACCCAGCAACTCCTCCACCAATAATAGTAATATTAGCTTTTGGAGTTCCAGGAGTTCCACTAACAAGTACTCCTAAAGCATCTTTATCTGTATTTTTTAATAATAAATTTGAAGCAATAATAACTGCCATTCTTCCAGCAACTTCACTCA
Coding sequences:
- the serS gene encoding serine--tRNA ligase translates to MLDINYIEQNLDEVIQRLNKRNQQDYSEDLKYAVEKNLKRKQILVKFEALKSRKNQLSKEIGILIKDKKNEQADKAKAEVVSLNEQIIKIDDELRTVNDQILEKLSYIPNLPHKDIYFGKSDEDNVEIRKSNHSNLLKHSTPHWQIATKLGLVDFEKGVKLSGSRFLIYTGLGSKLVRSIADVLLKRHEKHGYKEIFCPLIVNKSVMLGTGQLPKFSEDMYQVGEQYLIPTSEVPLTNLHANEILTYDVLPLKYTSFTQCFRQEAGSAGRDTKGMIRLHQFNKVELVKIVHPEESMNELEMLIKDAEDVLNMFDLPYRVVELCSGDIGFSSAKTYDLEVWFPEQNKYREISSCSNCTDFQARNMQTRFKDKDSKIKLVHTLNGSGVAVDRLIAAILENYWDGEKLILPTLLRPYFNNQEFIK
- the dusB gene encoding tRNA dihydrouridine synthase DusB is translated as MKIGNVEIQGKVVQGPMAGVSNEAFRIISKQHGASLVYAEMVSVAGMVHDNKKTLDMLNVNKIEHPISMQIFGNNVEEFITATKWIENNVNCDIIDLNLGCPAPKVAIRSQSGSALLKTPELIYEIVKNVVKNTTKPVTAKIRLGWDKNSVNAVEVAKLIQKAGASAIAVHARTRSDFYTGHADWEKIKEVKQAVSIPVIGNGDVIDAKSAKKMLDETGCDAVMISRACQGNPWIFEQINHYLKTGKELEKPNFDEWKTTVLEHLKLLVDLKTEPIAIKEFRKHLTWYLDVLNNKQLTKILKEKANKIETVKDVENIIKEYREE
- a CDS encoding SPE_1075/MLC_0560 family membrane protein, with the protein product MKKYFCNLKTSISQNKKQYLIRLGCLLIGLYLFSLSIALYVPTAVGASQVDFTNFSILALFKDWAKVNEKTVEGLVAATNYKLALMSLYGFLLLVSVVFLVLSIIREYKITKDKKLWLQLIPLIVLDVIINVGLSYVIDGQIEMLKVIGYLDWLFNQSTAYQFRTIFFTIAFVLYIVGLTFWIHSGWLLGSYNSINTNFMRLTKLPFNVSRVLMDVLIIIPGVIMLLVNPISWDIKAKFLLNYVNIGTIGFLFLAGPMLGKTLGLLNKITKIYQ
- the lysS gene encoding lysine--tRNA ligase, whose amino-acid sequence is MLDDRKFSEQELVRRNKYKNLVDQNKDPYKITNWKRNTTLLKLNEKYKDYSKEELLNLTQELVIVAGRIKLYREAGKKAAFVNIDDQDSSIQLYVRLDEIGQEAFEDFRDLDLGDIIGVKGIMMRTDHGELSIRCKEVVLLSKALRPLPDKHAGIQDIEEKYRRRYVDLIMNHDVRKTFQARTKIIRTMQNFLDNRGYMEVETPILHSLKGGASAKPFVTHYNVLNTDVYLRIATELHLKRLIVGGFEGVYEIGRIFRNEGMSTRHNPEFTSIELYVAYEDMFFLMDLTEEIFRVCNSAVNSSSVIEYNNVKIDLSKPFKRLHMVDGIKQVTGVDFWQEMTVEQALELAKKHNVYVEKHQESVGHIINLFYEEFVESTIIEPTFVYGHPKEISPLAKSNPNDPRFTDRFELFIIGREYANAFSELNDPIDQYERFKAQLEEESKGNDEANDMDIDFVEALEHAMPPTAGIGIGIDRLVMLLTNSDSIKDVLLFPQMKPKE
- a CDS encoding Cof-type HAD-IIB family hydrolase, producing the protein MNKKNIIIFSDLDGTLLYDDYIFSPKTIEVVEKLYKKGIYLIPITARTIKDLKQKANLLGIDKFKGIIVASNGAQIYDYKTDKLIFDQTLPKEFIKEIFNRYHNKFFAKLIFYSPNCCYVFAEGRNSKYWAHQVMGLKYISVDSPDQIDEPITHFYIVTNSKATPEENLNEYKYLMNHYSDDYKVDSYNNRVFDISVKGVDKGCGVNKVMQYLNLDETTTHSYGFGDGPNDFSLLKACTTGVAMKNGIIELKEIADDITDYSNDKDGVARYICDKILNVD
- the trxA gene encoding thioredoxin, giving the protein MADIIKITSKEQFDKEIKEGKVLVDFNATWCGPCKMLAPILHDFAKKVDGVKFLDVDVDLNRQVAEEFKIMSIPTLITFENGNQKNKHIGFATPDQLKNLID
- a CDS encoding DUF1904 family protein, with amino-acid sequence MPIIKFSGLEKDQVKQFSKNIEKIADLVKADSKNIFVIWENSEIFITESNTNPIYVTVEWMSRPDKEQLLADFIIDYFKNYSQKVWVFFTDVNSKLYAHGKRLG